The window ATTGCGGCGGTCAGGGTGGTTTTACCGTGGTCAACGTGGCCGATGGTGCCAATGTTGCAGTGCGGCTTGCTTCTGTCAAAATGTTCTTTTGCCATTTTATTCCTCTTCTTCAGCAGAAGGTTTATCGCTTCAAGTCAAGAAGCCTCA is drawn from Fibrobacter sp. UWR3 and contains these coding sequences:
- a CDS encoding GTP-binding protein: MAKEHFDRSKPHCNIGTIGHVDHGKTTLTAA